In Prunus dulcis chromosome 2, ALMONDv2, whole genome shotgun sequence, a single genomic region encodes these proteins:
- the LOC117617781 gene encoding uncharacterized protein LOC117617781 isoform X1: protein MKLWATNEVCARSKFWYFLRKLKKVKKSNGQVLAINEVGKWFLLNSPPGLIQFVAKGDMKQKQLRKSHMKWVFYVGGNAFFAMVPGQVLLASLDAIIKTLQRTRKNRSHLYRKGIKRKIPFQQTSRQKIPLHHPIAYIYIKTGPNSFKQ from the exons ATGAAGCTCTGGGCCACCAATGAGGTTTGCGCCAGGTCCAAGTTCTG GTATTTCCTGAGGAAGCTGAAGAAGGTCAAGAAGAGCAATGGCCAAGTGCTTGCCATTAATGAG GTGGGGAAGTGGTTCCTCCTCAACTCTCCTCCTGGCTTAATCCAATTTGTTGCCAAAG GTGACATGAAGCAGAAACAGTTAAGGAAATCTCATATGAAATGGGTATTTTATGTTGGAG GGAATGCATTCTTTGCCATGGTTCCCGGACAGGTCCTCTTGGCTTCCCTTGATGCTATCA TTAAAACCCTGCAAAGGACAAGAAAGAACAGAAGCCACCTCTATAGGAAAGGCATCAAGAGAAAGATCCCATTCCAACAGACATCAAGGCAGAAAATCCCCCTCCACCACCCaatagcatatatatatataaagaccGGTCCAAACTCTTTTAAACAATGA
- the LOC117617781 gene encoding uncharacterized protein LOC117617781 isoform X4 — protein MRYFLRKLKKVKKSNGQVLAINEWFLLNSPPGLIQFVAKGDMKQKQLRKSHMKWVFYVGGNAFFAMVPGQVLLASLDAIIKTLQRTRKNRSHLYRKGIKRKIPFQQTSRQKIPLHHPIAYIYIKTGPNSFKQ, from the exons ATGAG GTATTTCCTGAGGAAGCTGAAGAAGGTCAAGAAGAGCAATGGCCAAGTGCTTGCCATTAATGAG TGGTTCCTCCTCAACTCTCCTCCTGGCTTAATCCAATTTGTTGCCAAAG GTGACATGAAGCAGAAACAGTTAAGGAAATCTCATATGAAATGGGTATTTTATGTTGGAG GGAATGCATTCTTTGCCATGGTTCCCGGACAGGTCCTCTTGGCTTCCCTTGATGCTATCA TTAAAACCCTGCAAAGGACAAGAAAGAACAGAAGCCACCTCTATAGGAAAGGCATCAAGAGAAAGATCCCATTCCAACAGACATCAAGGCAGAAAATCCCCCTCCACCACCCaatagcatatatatatataaagaccGGTCCAAACTCTTTTAAACAATGA
- the LOC117617774 gene encoding putative disease resistance protein At3g14460, whose product MEELINLHHLDVSGTKIEEMPVQMGRLKSLRQLSAFVVGRSAGSSIGELREFPQLQRLILWNCPTLSSFPKDGLPTTLTTLYIGNCKRLEFLPDEMLAKLTSLESLWIENSCDSLRNFPVSIFPKLKKLDIRGCENLESLSFIEGGVNENLSHLRELFISDCPNLMCFQCQGRWPTPNLNDFTVGKCKNFKSLPEGIHTLTALRLLQVDDLPNLESFAEGGLPPNIRHLCTRSCERLRAPVVKYWGLEGLVSLEYFIIGGSILETLLKEHLLPTALRILVISGCDSILVLPGEGEGLRHLTSLQVLRIDACENLQFLPGEGLQHLTSLQELHITSCHSIQFLPEEGLPLSLSLLSIRNCSTLEKRYQNMTGKDWTKISHIPCIRVNGQVIII is encoded by the coding sequence ATGGAGGAGTTGATTAATTTGCATCATCTTGATGTCAGTGGAACTAAAATTGAAGAGATGCCGGTGCAAATGGGAAGGCTGAAAAGTTTGAGACAATTGTCTGCTTTTGTTGTGGGCAGATCTGCTGGGTCAAGCATAGGAGAGCTGAGGGAGTTCCCGCAGCTTCAACGTTTGATTCTCTGGAATTGTCCAACGCTGTCTTCGTTCCCTAAAGATGGGTTACCCACTACGTTGACAACACTTTATATAGGGAACTGTAAGAGATTAGAATTCCTACCTGACGAGATGTTGGCCAAATTAACATCGCTCGAATCTTTGTGGATAGAGAACAGCTGTGATTCACTGAGGAACTTCCCGGTGAGCATTTTTCCTAAATTGAAGAAGCTTGACATTAGGGGTTGTGAGAATTTGGAATCCCTTTCCTTCATTGAAGGAGGAGTTAATGAGAATCTCAGTCATCTCAGAGAATTGTTTATCTCTGATTGTCCAAATTTGATGTGTTTTCAATGTCAGGGACGATGGCCCACTCCCAACTTGAATGATTTTACAGTTGGTAAATGCAAGAATTTCAAGTCATTACCCGAAGGCATTCACACCCTCACAGCCCTTCGACTGTTGCAGGTGGATGATCTTCCGAATCTGGAGTCATTTGCAGAAGGAGGTTTGCCTCCCAACATCCGACATTTGTGCACTCGTAGTTGTGAGAGGCTGAGGGCTCCAGTGGTAAAGTACTGGGGATTGGAAGGACTTGTCTCCcttgaatattttataattgGTGGCAGTATCTTGGAGACGTTGCTCAAGGAACACCTGCTCCCTACCGCTCTTCGCATTCTAGTTATTAGTGGGTGTGACAGTATCCTAGTCCTGCCAGGAGAAGGAGAGGGACTTCGACACCTCACTTCTCTCCAAGTGCTACGAATTGACGCCTGTGAAAACCTCCAATTCCTGCCAGGAGAGGGACTTCAACATCTCACTTCTCTTCAAGAGCTACATATTACTTCGTGTCACAGTATCCAATTCCTGCCAGAGGAGGGTTTGCCGCTATCTCTTTCTTTACTTTCCATCCGCAATTGTTCTACTCTGGAGAAAAGGTATCAGAATATGACGGGAAAAGATTGGACCAAGATATCTCACATTCCTTGCATCAGGGTAAATGGTCAAGTCATCATCATATGA
- the LOC117617781 gene encoding uncharacterized protein LOC117617781 isoform X2, with product MKLWATNEVCARSKFWYFLRKLKKVKKSNGQVLAINEWFLLNSPPGLIQFVAKGDMKQKQLRKSHMKWVFYVGGNAFFAMVPGQVLLASLDAIIKTLQRTRKNRSHLYRKGIKRKIPFQQTSRQKIPLHHPIAYIYIKTGPNSFKQ from the exons ATGAAGCTCTGGGCCACCAATGAGGTTTGCGCCAGGTCCAAGTTCTG GTATTTCCTGAGGAAGCTGAAGAAGGTCAAGAAGAGCAATGGCCAAGTGCTTGCCATTAATGAG TGGTTCCTCCTCAACTCTCCTCCTGGCTTAATCCAATTTGTTGCCAAAG GTGACATGAAGCAGAAACAGTTAAGGAAATCTCATATGAAATGGGTATTTTATGTTGGAG GGAATGCATTCTTTGCCATGGTTCCCGGACAGGTCCTCTTGGCTTCCCTTGATGCTATCA TTAAAACCCTGCAAAGGACAAGAAAGAACAGAAGCCACCTCTATAGGAAAGGCATCAAGAGAAAGATCCCATTCCAACAGACATCAAGGCAGAAAATCCCCCTCCACCACCCaatagcatatatatatataaagaccGGTCCAAACTCTTTTAAACAATGA
- the LOC117617781 gene encoding uncharacterized protein LOC117617781 isoform X3: MRYFLRKLKKVKKSNGQVLAINEVGKWFLLNSPPGLIQFVAKGDMKQKQLRKSHMKWVFYVGGNAFFAMVPGQVLLASLDAIIKTLQRTRKNRSHLYRKGIKRKIPFQQTSRQKIPLHHPIAYIYIKTGPNSFKQ, from the exons ATGAG GTATTTCCTGAGGAAGCTGAAGAAGGTCAAGAAGAGCAATGGCCAAGTGCTTGCCATTAATGAG GTGGGGAAGTGGTTCCTCCTCAACTCTCCTCCTGGCTTAATCCAATTTGTTGCCAAAG GTGACATGAAGCAGAAACAGTTAAGGAAATCTCATATGAAATGGGTATTTTATGTTGGAG GGAATGCATTCTTTGCCATGGTTCCCGGACAGGTCCTCTTGGCTTCCCTTGATGCTATCA TTAAAACCCTGCAAAGGACAAGAAAGAACAGAAGCCACCTCTATAGGAAAGGCATCAAGAGAAAGATCCCATTCCAACAGACATCAAGGCAGAAAATCCCCCTCCACCACCCaatagcatatatatatataaagaccGGTCCAAACTCTTTTAAACAATGA